The sequence TCACTTCAACAAGTCCCAAGAGAGCATCATGAGCAACCGCGACCTGCGCATGGCGCTGCTGACCGCCTGCGATTTGGACGCGGCTGCCGCGGCGGGCTTCGGCCGGCCGGAGTTCTACCGCCTGGGTCCGGAGATGGCCGCGCCGGAGACGGCCTGGTATACCGACGCCGGCAAGGAGTTCTACAACCTCAAGGATCCCGACAAGGCGCGGGAGATGCTCCAGGCCGCCGGCTATGACGGCACGCCGATCCGCTGGATCGCCACCAAGGAGTACGCCTACAACTACAACATGGCCGTCGTGCTCAAGGAGCAGATGGAGAAGGCCGGCGCGGTCATCGACCTTCAGGTGATGGACTGGGCCACGCTGGTCGCGACGCGCAGCCAGCGGGATGCCTGGGACATCTTCATCACCGGGCATGAGAGCTACTCGCACCCGGTCCTGCAGCCGTTCATGAGCGAGTCCTGGCCCGGCTTCTGGTCCAGCCCGACCAAGGATGATCTGGTCAACAAGATCATCGCGGAGCCCGACCCCGACAAGCAGATGGAGTACATCGAACAGCTCCAGTACCACTGGTGGGAGGAAGCCGCGTACATCAAGGTCTGCGAGGGGGCGACCCTGCGAGCCTACCGGAACCGGGTGAAGGGCTACGTCAACCCGGCGGACTGGTTCTTCTGGAACGTCTGGTTCGAGGAGTAGGGGAGACCGAGGCCGATGACCGCGTACATCGTCCGGCGACTTCTGCTCATGATCCCGGTGCTGCTGCTCGTCGCCATCACGATCTTCTTCCTGCTGCACATGTCGCCGGGCGACCCGGTCGCCGTGCTCCTCGGGCCGGATGCCACGACCGAACAGGTCGAGCAGGTACGGGAGGCGCTGGGGCTGAACGAACCGCTTCCGCTCCAGCTCCTCCACTGGTTCCAGGGCCTGCTCCGCGGTGACCTGGGCACGAGCATCTTCCTGAACAAGCCCGTCACCGAGGCGATCCTGGAGCGTGCCGAGCCGACTATCCTGCTCACCATCGGTGCGTCCCTGGTCGCGATCCTGATCGGCGTCCCGCTCGGCGTCCTCTCGGCGGTCCGGCGCGGGTCGCTGATCGACACCGGGTCGATGCTGGTGGCGATGCTCGGCATCTCGATGCCGACCTTCTGGATCGGCCTGAACCTGATCTTGATCTTCGCCGTGACGCTGCGCTGGCTCCCCGCACAGGGGTACCAGTCGATTGGCGAGGGGGGCTTGGCCACGCTCAAATACCTCCTGCTCCCCTCCATCACCCTCGGCGCGGCCCAGGCCGCGCTGCTGGCCCGCATGACCCGTTCGATGATGCTGGAGGTGCTGAGCGAGGACTACATCCGCACCGCGCGGGCGAAAGGGGTGTTTGAACGCCGTGTCGTCTTCCGCCACGCGCTCCACAACGCGTTCATCCCCCTCGTCACGGTCATCGGGCTGACCTTCGCCGTGCTCATGGGGGGCGCGGTGATCACCGAGCAGGTGTTCAACATCCCGGGCGTCGGGCGACTCCTCGTCCAGGCCGTGCTGCGCCGGGACTTCCCGCTCGTCCAGGGGATCGTGCTGACGATCGCGTTCCTGTACGTCGTGATCAACTTGCTGGTGGATGTGCTGTATGTCTTCCTCGACCCGCGCATCCGCTACAGCTAGGCGGGCGGGCGTTCTGAGGGCCCGCCAACGCACCGCAGAGGGCTCATGCGCATGGTGGTTGGACAGTCACAGGCACTGAGTCGCGCCAGTAAGCGCCCGGAACGGAGCTTCTTCCAGCGGGCCCGCTACCTGGCCGCCCGTCACACCAGCGGCGTGATCGGGGCGGTGGGTCTGCTCATCGTCGTCCTCGTCGCCCTGCTGGCCGGTGTCCTCGCTACGCACAGCCCGACGGAGACCGACGCCGTGAACCGCCTGCTTGGCGTCGGCGCCGAGGGACACCTCTTCGGCACCGACAACCTGGGGCGGGATGTCTACAGCCGCACCGTGTACGGTACCCGCGTCTCACTCATCGTCGGCGTCGGCGTCAGCCTGGTGGCGGTCGTGGTCGGCGTCGCGGTCGGACTGATCGCCGGATACTACCGCCGAGTCGACAGCGCGCTCATGCGCCTGATGGACGCGCTGATGGCCTTCCCCGGGATCGTGCTGGCCATCGGCATCATGGCGATGCTCGGTCAGAGCCTGCTGAACGTGATCATCGCGCTCGGTGTCGTCTACATGCCGCGCGTCGCCCGCCTGGTCCGGAGCGTCGTCCTCGGCCTGCGGGAGCGCCAGTTCGTCGAAGCGGCGCAGGCCACGGGTCTGGCCGACATCCACATCCTGCTGCGCCACATCCTGCCCAACATCTGGTCCCCGGTGATCGTCCAGGCGACCTTCATCTTCGCCGAGGGCGTGCTCGGCGAGGCCGGGCTGAGCTTCCTGGGGATCGGGCCGCCGCCGACGATCCCGAGTTGGGGCAACATGCTGGGCGAGGCGCGTCAGTTCATCCGGGAGGCGCCGCTCCTGATGGTCTTCCCCGGCGCTGCGTTGACGCTCATGGTGCTGAGCCTCAACCTGGTCGGCGACGGCATCCGCGACCTCCTCGACCCGCGCCTGCGCCGCCGCCAGTGATGGCCCTCTCCGGCACACGAGAGTCGGGGAGACGCTGGAGCACAACCGCAGAGATCCTTCGGTTCCGCCGCCCGCCGTCCCATGGCGGGCGGCTCCGTTTCGGAGGGCAGGTCATCTGGACCGCGTATCCCCTACTCATGTCTCGGATATCCCCACCACTCGTCACCGAGGTGGCTAGGGCACCCAGCGGCAACGACGGCACACCCGGCTGCCCGGCCCCGACCGACTCCGCTTGGCACAAATTCATGGCGAATGCTGGAAGGGATGTCGTCCTGAGCGGAGCAAAGGATCTCGCGCCGGAACCACCACCCGGCGGGGAACTCATTCGACTCGAACGGAGCCGCCGTCCATGGCTCACGCCGCGGACGGCTCCGCTCAGGATGGCCCGCGAATGAGAGATGTCATCAATTACTGGATAGGCCCGTCGCCCTGACAGGCAACTCGGCCAGTGACGACCACGACCGGATCACACGATAAGCGGGTGCCCGGCGGCTTTCGCCATGGGCACCCGCCGCCGTTGGCGATCCCCGCTACCGTCGGGCACGGCCTACCCCGCGTTGCCGGTGGGAAGCGCCTGCGTGGGAGTGGTCTGACGCAGCCGGAGCGCCCCGAGAGCGACCTCGGCCTTGATGGTCAGGACCGGCTTGCCGCCTGCCACGGCCGCGGCGGTCCAGAAGGCCCCTTCTTGCTTGGTGAACCCGTCGCCCACATCGATCGTCCCGAGCATCGTCTCGGCTTCCACCTTCGCCGCCGTGTTGCTGGGGATCGCAATAGTCACCGTGGACACGCCGGTCGACAGCTTCACCTCCGCCGGGCGTACCAGATTCCCGCCGAAGTCGAGGGTGTAGGACGAGGCACCGCCGTCGACCTCCATCTCGCGGAAGTTAGCGTTTGCCAGGTTCCGCAGCTCCAGGCCGAACGCGCCGCCGTCGATGTCCAGCTCATCCATCATGACCGGGTTCGGCGCCGAGAAGTCGATCTCATACTTGCCGGCACCCTGGCGCAGTTCCAGGTCCGTTATCGGGAGCCCGCCCAGGTCGAGCGTGCTCTCTGTGGCTCCGCCCTCCAACACCAGGCGGTACGGCTTCGCCGTGCCCAGCGTCAGCTCCAGCGTGGGCACACCGCTGAAAACACCCGTCAAGCTTGAGACGTTCAGCCCCTGGGTGATTTCCAGGGTACTGCCGTCCTCCACCACCCGGCAGGGGAGCGTGCCGGTCGGGTCGTGGTAGGTGCCGGTCACCCAGCGGTCGCCCCCACCCGGGCGCACCCGCAGGCGGCAGCCGCCGACTCGGATGCGGAGTCGCAGCTTCTCCCCCTCCGGAAAGCCGACATCGATCGTCTGGTTGATCGCATTGCTCACGCGGCAACCCCTTTCACCGTGGCGCGCGGCCAGGCATCGGCCGGCCCGGCGCTCAACCGAACACGCCCTTGACGATCAGCGCCAGGCCGAGGATCAACAGCGGCACGCCGACGATCGCCCCGATCCCGGTCAGCGTCAGCAGCGTGCCGACCACCAGGAAAACGAAGCCGATCACGACGGCGAGCAGCCGCCCGACCGCCTCGACGATCAGGCGCGTCAGGCGCCAGATCAGCATAAGGGGAAACGCCAGGATGCGCGCCACCGTGGTCCTCCCTGCCCTGCTCAGCCCTGCGCCAGCGACGGCCGCCGGCGTCGCTGCCGCAATTCCACGGCCGCCACAGAGCTGCTATCCACGGACGCGCCGTGAAGGACGGTCCTACCGGGAGGTCACGGCGGACTTGACGTGCTTGATGCGCTCGAGATCCTCTTCGAGGACAGCTTCCAGCTCGCTGAGCAGCCGGAGCGCGTAGCCGTCCACCTCGCCCATCGAGCGCTTGGCATTGTCCTTGGCCTGGCGCAGGATCTCCTCAGCGCGCGCCTTGGCCTCATTGATGAGCCCCTGCTCGGCCATCAGGTACTCGGCTCGCTCCTTGGCGACCGCCAGGATCTTGTCCGCCTCCGCCTGGGCGTCGGTGATGATCTTCTGCCGCTCCTGCACCACCCGGCGCGCCAGCTTGATCTCTTGCGGCAGCGCCAGGCGCAATTGATCGATGAGGGCGAGGGCGTCTTCCTCCTCGATCATCACCCGGCTGCTCAGCGGCACCCGCATCCCGTTGCTGATCAGATCCTCCAAGCGGTCGAGCAGCATGAGGATGTCGACCGGTTGACTGGGCTGTCCGTGTCCCCCACGACCGTCTTGCACCGCGACGCTTCCATCTCTAGTCGTTATTCACGCACGACCGCACCGAACTTCCGTGCCAGCGCCTCGGCTACGTGGTCGGGGACCAGCCCCTGGACATTCCCACCGAGCGAGGCGACCTGCTTGATAAGACTCGAGCTGACGAACGAGTGCTGCGAACTCGTCATCAAGCAGACGACATCGACGTCCGGCGCCATGTGCCGGTTCATATGTGCCAACTTGAATTCATACTCGAAGTCGGAGACAGCCCGCAGACCGCGAACTATTACTTGTGCACCTACGGATCGTGCATAGTTTACGGTCAGTCCGCGATATGTGTCAACGCGCAAATTTGGCGCCAAGCCGGCGAGCGCCTGCTCCGCCATCGCTCGCCGCTCCTCCACCGAGAAGAGGGCCCGCTTGTCGTGCAGCTCGTCGCCCTCGTAGATCGCGACGATCAACTCGTCGAACAGCCGCGCGGCGCGGCACGCGACGTCAATGTGCCCGTTGGTGATCGGGTCGAAGGATCCCGGGTAGAGCGCGATATGCGTCACCTCATCCCTCCGTCGCTTCGCCGTCTGCCGCTCCCGGCGGCGTGACAACTTCGTAGATCG is a genomic window of Sphaerobacter thermophilus DSM 20745 containing:
- a CDS encoding ABC transporter permease; protein product: MTAYIVRRLLLMIPVLLLVAITIFFLLHMSPGDPVAVLLGPDATTEQVEQVREALGLNEPLPLQLLHWFQGLLRGDLGTSIFLNKPVTEAILERAEPTILLTIGASLVAILIGVPLGVLSAVRRGSLIDTGSMLVAMLGISMPTFWIGLNLILIFAVTLRWLPAQGYQSIGEGGLATLKYLLLPSITLGAAQAALLARMTRSMMLEVLSEDYIRTARAKGVFERRVVFRHALHNAFIPLVTVIGLTFAVLMGGAVITEQVFNIPGVGRLLVQAVLRRDFPLVQGIVLTIAFLYVVINLLVDVLYVFLDPRIRYS
- a CDS encoding ABC transporter permease, which produces MVVGQSQALSRASKRPERSFFQRARYLAARHTSGVIGAVGLLIVVLVALLAGVLATHSPTETDAVNRLLGVGAEGHLFGTDNLGRDVYSRTVYGTRVSLIVGVGVSLVAVVVGVAVGLIAGYYRRVDSALMRLMDALMAFPGIVLAIGIMAMLGQSLLNVIIALGVVYMPRVARLVRSVVLGLRERQFVEAAQATGLADIHILLRHILPNIWSPVIVQATFIFAEGVLGEAGLSFLGIGPPPTIPSWGNMLGEARQFIREAPLLMVFPGAALTLMVLSLNLVGDGIRDLLDPRLRRRQ
- a CDS encoding vacuolar-type H+-ATPase subunit H is translated as MQDGRGGHGQPSQPVDILMLLDRLEDLISNGMRVPLSSRVMIEEEDALALIDQLRLALPQEIKLARRVVQERQKIITDAQAEADKILAVAKERAEYLMAEQGLINEAKARAEEILRQAKDNAKRSMGEVDGYALRLLSELEAVLEEDLERIKHVKSAVTSR
- the coaD gene encoding pantetheine-phosphate adenylyltransferase; the encoded protein is MTHIALYPGSFDPITNGHIDVACRAARLFDELIVAIYEGDELHDKRALFSVEERRAMAEQALAGLAPNLRVDTYRGLTVNYARSVGAQVIVRGLRAVSDFEYEFKLAHMNRHMAPDVDVVCLMTSSQHSFVSSSLIKQVASLGGNVQGLVPDHVAEALARKFGAVVRE